A stretch of the Polaribacter pacificus genome encodes the following:
- the typA gene encoding translational GTPase TypA, whose translation MQSIRNIAIIAHVDHGKTTLVDKIIDQAKILDDRKVRTDLLLDNNDLERERGITILSKNVSVNYKNTKINVIDTPGHADFGGEVERVLKMADGVLLLVDAFEGPMPQTRFVLGKALELGLTPIVVVNKVDKENCTPDLVHEKVFDLMFALEATEEQLDFATIYGSAKNNWMSTDWKNQTDNIIPLLDAVLESIPEAKYNPGTPQMQITSLDFSSFTGRIAIGRIFRGDLEAGKDYMLCKADGTTKKVRIKELHVFEGMGKIQVDKVPCGDICAITGIEGFEIGDTIADLENPEALPRTEIDQPTMSMLFTINNSPFFGKEGKYVTSRHIRDRLFKELEKNLALKVETTDSEDKFNVFGRGVLHLSVLIETMRREGYELQVGRPQVIIKEIDGKKHEPMETLSIDVPEEAASKAVNLVSLRKGDLLIMEPKGDLQHLEFSIPSRGLIGLRNKILTATAGTAIINHRFSEYGPYKGEFAEDIKGAIVSSAAGKATAYALNRLQDRGRFFIDVNQEIYVGQVIGENSKSEDMAVNLIKGKQLTNMRKSGTDDAMKIAPKVDFSLEENMEYIKADEYLEVTPLSLRMRKITFKA comes from the coding sequence ATGCAATCAATTAGAAATATCGCTATTATAGCCCACGTCGATCACGGAAAGACTACTTTGGTAGATAAGATTATCGACCAAGCAAAAATTTTAGATGACCGTAAAGTTCGTACAGATTTGTTATTGGATAACAATGACTTAGAACGTGAAAGAGGAATTACCATTCTTTCTAAAAATGTATCTGTAAATTACAAGAACACAAAAATTAACGTAATTGACACTCCTGGTCACGCCGATTTTGGTGGAGAAGTAGAGCGTGTGTTAAAAATGGCAGATGGTGTTTTATTATTGGTAGATGCTTTTGAAGGTCCAATGCCACAAACTCGTTTTGTATTAGGTAAGGCTTTAGAATTGGGATTAACACCAATTGTAGTTGTAAACAAAGTAGATAAAGAAAACTGTACTCCAGATTTAGTACATGAAAAAGTATTTGATTTAATGTTTGCATTAGAAGCTACAGAAGAGCAATTAGATTTTGCTACGATCTATGGTTCTGCTAAGAACAATTGGATGAGTACTGATTGGAAAAATCAAACAGACAATATCATTCCTTTATTAGATGCAGTATTAGAATCTATTCCAGAAGCTAAATACAATCCAGGAACTCCTCAAATGCAAATTACTTCATTAGACTTCTCTTCTTTTACAGGAAGAATTGCTATTGGACGTATTTTCCGTGGAGATCTAGAAGCTGGTAAAGATTATATGTTGTGTAAGGCTGATGGTACTACTAAAAAAGTAAGAATTAAAGAATTGCACGTATTCGAAGGAATGGGTAAAATTCAGGTAGATAAAGTTCCTTGTGGAGACATTTGTGCTATTACAGGAATTGAAGGATTTGAAATTGGTGATACTATTGCTGATTTAGAAAATCCAGAAGCTTTGCCAAGAACAGAGATTGATCAACCTACCATGAGTATGTTGTTTACAATTAACAACTCTCCATTCTTTGGTAAAGAAGGTAAATACGTAACTTCTCGTCATATTCGTGACAGACTGTTTAAAGAATTAGAAAAGAACTTGGCTTTAAAAGTTGAGACTACAGATTCTGAAGACAAGTTTAATGTATTTGGTCGTGGTGTTTTACACTTATCAGTATTGATAGAGACGATGCGTAGAGAAGGATATGAATTACAAGTGGGAAGACCACAAGTAATTATTAAAGAAATTGATGGTAAGAAACATGAGCCAATGGAAACATTGTCTATTGATGTACCTGAAGAAGCTGCTTCTAAGGCTGTAAACTTAGTGTCTTTGCGTAAAGGAGACTTATTGATTATGGAGCCTAAAGGAGATTTACAACACTTAGAGTTTTCAATTCCATCTAGAGGATTGATTGGTTTGAGAAATAAAATTTTAACAGCAACTGCTGGTACAGCAATTATCAACCATAGATTTAGTGAGTACGGACCTTATAAAGGTGAATTTGCTGAAGATATCAAAGGAGCGATCGTTTCTTCTGCTGCTGGTAAAGCAACAGCTTACGCATTAAACCGTTTGCAAGATAGAGGACGTTTCTTTATTGATGTGAATCAAGAAATATATGTAGGTCAAGTAATTGGTGAGAATTCAAAGTCAGAAGATATGGCTGTAAACTTGATCAAAGGAAAACAATTGACAAACATGCGTAAATCTGGTACTGATGATGCTATGAAAATTGCTCCAAAAGTAGATTTTTCTTTAGAGGAAAACATGGAGTATATTAAAGCTGATGAGTATTTAGAAGTAACTCCTTTAAGCTTACGTATGCGTAAGATTACTTTTAAAGCATAA
- a CDS encoding MFS transporter encodes MQKAKLILPIIVISQFLGTSLWFAGNAVLADLVINFNLDATALQSLTSAVQFGFITGTLLFALLTIADRFSPSKVFFVCAILGATFNAGLVLEGNTLTSILGLRFLTGFFLAGIYPVGMKIATDYYQKGLGKSLGYLVGALVLGTAFPHLLKDQLQAFPWERIILFISLLASLGGLLLYLFVPNGPFRKKSTGLQLNSCIKVFKNTAFRKAAFGYFGHMWELYTFWAFVPILLKTYASLHPNTNFNIPLLSFFCIAVGSLACVLGSSIAEKFGAKKTAMSSLFLSCCCCLLSPLFFLVGSETVFVVFLLFWGMVVIADSPLFSQLVAENAPQKDKGTALTIVNCIGFSLTILSIQVISYFYETANTNLVFMLLAIGPVLGLLALRKKRNTEVFSEARE; translated from the coding sequence ATGCAAAAAGCAAAACTGATACTTCCTATTATTGTGATCTCTCAATTTCTTGGCACTTCGCTATGGTTTGCTGGGAATGCGGTCTTGGCTGATCTGGTGATCAATTTTAACTTGGATGCAACTGCCTTACAAAGTCTAACTTCTGCTGTACAGTTTGGTTTTATTACAGGGACGCTCTTGTTTGCCTTGCTTACCATTGCTGATCGTTTTTCTCCATCCAAAGTCTTTTTTGTCTGCGCCATTTTAGGAGCTACATTTAATGCCGGTTTGGTTTTAGAAGGCAATACGCTAACTAGCATCTTAGGTTTGCGGTTTTTAACGGGATTCTTCTTAGCTGGGATTTATCCAGTTGGGATGAAAATTGCCACAGATTATTATCAAAAAGGGCTTGGAAAATCCTTAGGTTATTTGGTGGGTGCCTTGGTTTTAGGGACTGCATTTCCACACTTATTAAAAGATCAATTGCAGGCTTTTCCTTGGGAACGCATTATTCTATTTATATCTCTTTTAGCTAGTCTGGGTGGTCTTCTACTCTATCTTTTTGTACCAAATGGGCCCTTTAGAAAAAAGAGTACTGGCTTACAACTTAACAGTTGTATAAAGGTCTTTAAAAATACCGCTTTTAGAAAAGCGGCTTTTGGCTATTTTGGTCATATGTGGGAGCTCTATACTTTTTGGGCTTTTGTGCCTATTTTATTAAAAACATATGCCTCATTGCATCCAAACACCAATTTTAACATCCCATTACTCTCATTCTTTTGTATTGCCGTAGGAAGCCTCGCTTGTGTCTTAGGAAGTAGTATTGCAGAAAAGTTTGGCGCTAAAAAAACAGCAATGTCTAGTTTGTTCTTATCCTGCTGCTGTTGCTTGCTTTCGCCACTCTTCTTTTTAGTAGGCAGTGAAACTGTTTTTGTTGTTTTTCTACTTTTCTGGGGGATGGTTGTCATCGCCGATTCACCCTTGTTCTCTCAGCTAGTTGCAGAAAATGCACCACAAAAAGACAAAGGAACTGCTTTGACCATCGTAAATTGTATTGGTTTTTCATTGACCATCCTTAGCATACAAGTGATCAGTTATTTTTACGAAACTGCAAATACGAACCTAGTCTTTATGCTATTAGCGATAGGCCCAGTTTTAGGCTTGTTGGCATTGAGGAAAAAGAGGAATACAGAAGTTTTTTCTGAGGCTAGAGAATAA